The genomic interval ATTGCACCCAtagctctatgaatttgagtggtcacctttctccaggcccatccctaatttatttctatttttttacCAAAACCGAGTTAGGGTgcagctttgttattgtttcaattaaggattccagctttgaCCTTTATTTAGGTAGGGAGCCCATAAAATGGCGTATGGAGTAGACATTTTGTTACTGACTTAATTTCACTCTAGTCTGAACAGAGTACCAATGTGTTCCTTCTGTTGTGTCTGCAGGGTGATGAGAAGAATGACAACTGGATCTTTTCCCTGGCTGTCCTGCTCAGCAGTACTCTGGTGTACAACAGCATGGGAACCATCGACAACAACGCCCTGGAGAAACTACAGTATCCTTCAGCAGGCCTATAAAGAAATATAGATTTACATAGTCTAATTTGGTTAGAGGAAATCTACAAACACAATCAGAGTAAGAATCAATCCTTTCTTACTCTTTGAACCAACCAGCAGTTTACTGTGTAGTAACAGAGACCCAAGAGGAGCTGTCTGAAGTGCATGCTGTCATGGAGAAGGAGGCTGTGGCCATATTCATCAACAACTCCTTCAAAGACGAGGACCAGAAGTACCAGTTGGAGCTTATGGTATGAGAATGTAGATTCTATATTCAATGAGTCAATATTCAATTCAGTGATGTATGGATTTACAAGAAGAGGATAATCTGTCATTTGGGTGAGCTACCCCTTTATGCAACACTTACATGTACATTTTAGTCCTTTAGCAGACAcatttatccagagcgacttacagcagggttaagggttaagtgccttactcaaggTCACATTGACAGATTATTCACCATTTATTACCTCAACTGAACCAAAATATTCTGGTTTGTTCTGGTACATTCTGAACCAACCTCTTTCTATAGAAAGTGCTTCAAGAAGCGTACGATAAGATCTGTGAGAGGAACTACAAGGAGTCCCAGAAGTCATGCGAGTCCAAAATCCAATGCATCTTTGACCCCCTGGAGGAGAAAATAAGGGCTGGCTCCTACATGACCCCTGGAGGATACAAAGAGTATTGCAACGACCTGAAACTGGCCACCAGCGAATACAGATCTGAGGGAGGCAGAGGAGTGAAGGTATATTGCGGAGGTGGTGCTATTTTAGGATATTATGTAATTATGATGTTTTGTGGATGCTGGTCAAATGAGTTATGAATGCACTGATGTGATGTTGAAAGTTAAATATTATGTGTGGTGGTTCCAGGCTGAAGAGGTACTGAATGAGTACTTGGGAAGGAAGGCCAGCATTGGTGAGGCCATCCTGTCAGCAGACCAGTCCCTCACTGAAGCTGAGCAGAGAGCAGAAGGTGATATAGGTCACCATGAATATGCACTCCATGACCTGGCAACAACATTCTAATCACTTCCAAATGGAGGCTTACCTCTCGTTCTCTTTGATATttatctcactcactctctcacacatactCTGTCCATCTTTCTCTGCAGCGGAGCAAGCTAAAAGGGAGGCATCTGAGCGGGAGAATCGAGCCATGGAGGAGCAGCTGGTTGTCCAGGAGAGGTTGAGAGCGGACCAGCAAAGGACGTATGAGGAGAATGTGAACCAGCTgatggagaggatagagagagacagtagaaatgCCATAGCAGAGCATGATAGAGTTCTGCAGGCCAGACTCAAGGTaggaataaaaaaaaacacaaacattgAGAAGTACACTTTAAAACTACAGTAACTCTAGCGGTAAgattgactgtgtgtatgtgttttgttTTAATGACACAGTCCGTGATGTGTAAAAACAAACCTTGTAatttcaggagcagaatgacctTCTCCGGCAAGGGTTTGATGACAGAGCACACCAAATGCAAAGAGAGATAGATGCCCTTAAGGGTGCGAAGGCACAAGAGGAAGAGAAAAAACCGTCATTTATGAGCACAGCTCTGGATACTGTTGGGACTGCAGCTGCCTTGTTCCTTCCAGGAATAATTCCCAAAGTAGGAGGAATGGTTGTGAATTGGCTGTCTAAGTTGTTCTGATGTAGGTTCCCGAGGAGGATGATGATCTATTATTCTTATAGACTTGAATTGATTGAATCTGTATTTATTGATAGTTGATTCATGGATTTAGGTTAAGCACTCAGTTAAGGTTTTAGTTTATGTTTTTTAATAACTATTTTGAATGCCTAATTATGATAAACTAATGCTTTTAGAAAACACACTTAAAAATGGTTTTGCACTggtgttttttaaatgttactATTACCAAATAGGCCTAATTTTTAACACTGATGATGTTCATATGCACACCAATATCCCGTTATTATTCGGGATACTCAAGTATTCTATCCTTGAGTTGAGCGTCATATCCCATTTACAATAACCCGAAAAATCTTGACGTATACTGCGTCGTGACGTTGTtgtgacgactgttgctcatcgaatgattaaaggtTTCTAATTACGTGATGAACTGAATCAAGTAATTATTAattcattaacctggggcaccatgggaaaattagttttattgagtttctatttcccaaattaactcaaagaatatcagaatatcgattttacaacagccgctaattaatcGGTTACCTCTAcagtctcgttctgaacgtcgcataatccgggaatctggtctcaccaatgagttcgtaccacaccaatcttagttgagtatttatttactagaaagctaaaatgatgataaaagatataCATACCCAAAAACACattctaggctattgattagaacttagtataatgggccaacacactatggcgcgtgttacccaaaatgggtatttaaaagagagagaaaaagagtaagtacacgagagaaatatacatttgggtgaatttgtcagctatgcttattctaaccctagccttgccccaaactgccgctcttatgggtcagaatataatgatgtaattacgtggggaaggTCTCTGTGGATTCTCGGTCTCTGTGGATTCACGGTCTCTGTGGACTGTTCAGGCTGCTCAATGACGCACTTCTCCGGCGCAACTCTTTGGTTGTCCTCacaatgtcagtgtccttttggcttaggagtctgttccctcgcccttgctctggaagggctcttctgaggacagacagctctgtagctcagagctcacagcgtaggaatgaaacagtgtagataccacgattcgatggggAGTGGAGGCTtggtggttcgacttgaattcacccgcttagacacagctactcatccgtagcttgggtagaaaaatatttgtttgtcttcaaacttgtgttgcgttttgggttcgttgactttttagacctcggctgcagcttgggtcacttagtcttgtcatgatgttggcctgggggtaggtttatgacagtcataaatacctcttcccccctttttcctctctctaccctactgatgttacatttgcaaaacccttggttaacatagagattctgggaacatcagaaggtggggggaaatgaactatattctggtaatctgaccaattgaacatatgcggtggtacttaatgaatatgatgtcagttcggttgtcatctgagacattctcatcaatgataagatgacataaactctacacatcagagttatcggattcacatggaattgttgttcaatttaaatgtttgaatatgaaattattcgtgatgggatgaaatgtgattttagcttctaaaatgtgagatttgggttttcataaggttagggctctgctcaatcagtggcccgccccagcgaagggacatgggctataaaacttgtcaaacacgccctcctctcccttcctatataaagccttgacgacaatataacctcctgttccgaggatgggaggacgacggtccgatgtcagaatggttcagataataactacagaacgaagccaacatcagcgtgagctttggttgcgaatggtatgaactttgaactcttattcactacagaagtgatacctcctagccgttgaattagcaacagcagctgcaaacgcaggttaggaaggaacagacagagtatcccgtctaccacacaacgacgttactacaacgacattcttcaaaggactcggttgggcaacatggccttccatctaccaccaacctaccgaagcgcagctcagagtaaatatttattgcattttccttttccaaatgggcagtaatttagaatgcataaaatactgtatttatgatagcacagcttctccctgtgtccctcagtcttcccgctctttcactcaaacccagccccttttcttttgtgtaacctgctgtcatatctgttctgcccactagggacgttttcctttatgacgtaatttgtaatcatgtgtatgtgtaattctgtgtgattagttaggtatttagtaaataaataattaaacccaattttgtattgctgattcaacttgttagacAGGGtgcgtgcagataaccaagaatttacaactttcagatgagactgaattaagatgacgattaatattgactgctattgatgtaaaatattactaggtcttgaagagtttattcagaagataacagctctataaatattattttgtggtgccccgactctctagttaattacatttacatgattagctcaatcaggtaatattaattatggagaaattattttatagaatagcatgtcatatcacttaatctggcatagccaaagacacgacagtctTATCTGTAAATTCttcactcacaggttttataccctcgggtcagaagtgggcgtaaccgcctttagggcaattctctggacGTACCAAGTTAaaaggcaaggtctagattttactcaaatccaattttagacaactaacttgattccgtctctcacagttgaagtgtacctatgatttaaaaaattacagacctctacatgctttgtaagtaggaaagcctgcaaaatcggcagtgtgtcaaatacttgttctccacaCTGTATGTAAAAGGTCTTGGCTAAATGACTCTATCATGGCATTGTCTCTAATGTCATGTCTAGGGTGATCTTACTTGCAGGTGGGTAGTTAAGGCACTTGGAAAAACTTGTCCCCTGAAGGCCAAAGCTTACATTGGGCACATTACTGGATTGACCTAGCGAGTTCGGGAGAGGAGGCTGGGACTGGGCCCCCTAAGGGGGTTTCAGGATCTATTGCCAACTTTCCAAAAATCAGGATCTCTTCCTTCCCACGGGTGATCCTTGTATAAGACCTCATTAGGTCTTCCATTGCACGTGTGTGCCTGTGCACGTAGTAGGTGCACACGCCAAGGGAAATAAGACCAAGGATCATGGTAACAGTCAGGATACTGTCCGGCACCGTCTACGAGCGGGCGACAGACCAATCTTTTGG from Oncorhynchus kisutch isolate 150728-3 linkage group LG26, Okis_V2, whole genome shotgun sequence carries:
- the LOC109877783 gene encoding guanylate-binding protein 4-like → MAGQTVSMKEPVCLIENDSDGKLCVVRSALGILDQIDQHVVVVSVVGLYRTGKSYLMNKLAGEKKGFALGATIQSKTKGIWMWCVPHPEKRDHTLVLLDTEGLGDVEKGDEKNDNWIFSLAVLLSSTLVYNSMGTIDNNALEKLQYPSAEESILSYSLNQPAVYCVVTETQEELSEVHAVMEKEAVAIFINNSFKDEDQKYQLELMKVLQEAYDKICERNYKESQKSCESKIQCIFDPLEEKIRAGSYMTPGGYKEYCNDLKLATSEYRSEGGRGVKAEEVLNEYLGRKASIGEAILSADQSLTEAEQRAEAEQAKREASERENRAMEEQLVVQERLRADQQRTYEENVNQLMERIERDSRNAIAEHDRVLQARLKEQNDLLRQGFDDRAHQMQREIDALKGAKAQEEEKKPSFMSTALDTVGTAAALFLPGIIPKVGGMVVNWLSKLF